The sequence ATGGACCGGCGGGCCGAGGCGGCCCGCTGGGCCGAGGGCCTGGGCGAGCGGGTGGTGACACTGGGCAGCCTGGAGGCCAAGGGGCTGGAGTACGACGCGACCGTGGTCGCCGATCCGACCGGGATCGCCGGCGAGTCGGAGGCGGGCCTGCGGGTGCTGTACGTGGCGCTCACCCGGGCGACCCAGCGGCTGACCGTGCTGTCCGGGCCGGACGACCTGCCCGACGCGGCCGGGACGCCCGCGCTGCTGCGCGGCTGAGCGCGCCGCCGTCCGCCCGACCCGGGGTCTGACGGAGCGTGACGGCCGGCCCGCCGGGGCCGGCCGTCGCACGGCCGCCGGACAGGCGTGCCGAGCACCGGGGAAGTGCCGGGGGAAGTACCGCGGGGGAGCACCGGGTGAGCACGACGAAGGCCCCTCGCCCGGTGGGTGAGGGGCCTTCAGAAGCTACGACACCGACCCGCCATGCTCGCCTCGCGGCAAGTGGTCCCTCGAAGGGACGAAGGTTGGGCCCGGGGGCTTGGATCGAGCCGGTGTCCCGTCCAATGTAACGCATCGGGCGCCGGAGGCAAGAAGTTGTCGGGTCCGCACACTCAATGAACGTTATTTCTGACTACGCCCTGGTAGGTGCGACGATCGAGGTCTAGCATGCGCAGGCGAGGGACTTCAACAAACTGTTGAACTCGCGGACGGACAGACGGAAGAAGGAACGTCGATGGCGACGGTGCCCAGTGTCTCCAACTCGATCACGGTGCGGCTGGAGGTCCCGGCCACGGGCAACGCCGTCAGCGCGATCACCACGGCCGTGGAGTCCTCCGGCGGCTCGGTGACCGGCCTCGACGTCACGGCCTCCGGGCTCGAGGCGCTCCGGATCGACGTGACCGTGGCCGCCACCTCGGTGGCGCACGGCGAGGAGATCGTCGAGAAGCTCCGGACCATCGACGGGGTCACCATCGGCAAGGTCTCGGACCGCACCTTCCTGATGCACCTCGGCGGCAAGATCGAGATGTCCTCGAAGCTGCCGATCCGCAACCGTGACGACCTCTCGATGATCTACACCCCGGGTGTCGCCCGGGTCTGCATGGCGATCGCCGAGAACCCCGAGGACGCCCGCCGCCTCACCATCAAGCGCAACAGCGTCGCCGTGGTCACCGACGGCTCCGCCGTGCTGGGCCTGGGGAACATCGGCCCGGCCGCGGCGCTGCCGGTCATGGAGGGCAAGGCGGCCCTGTTCAAGCGCTTCGCCGGGATCGACGCCTGGCCGATCTGCCTGGACACCCAGGACACCGACGAGATCGTGGCCATCGTCAAGGCGATCGCCCCGGGCTTCGCCGGCATCAACCTGGAGGACATCTCCGCGCCGCGCTGCTTCGAGATCGAGGCCCGGCTGCGCGAGGCCCTCGACATCCCGGTCTTCCACGACGACCAGCACGGCACCGCGATCGTGGTGCTGGCGGCGCTGATGAACGCGCTCAAGGTGGTCGGCAAGGAGATCTCGGAGATCCGGGTGGTGATGTCGGGCGCCGGCGCCGCCGGCACCGCGATCCTCAAGCTGCTGATGGCGGCGGGCGTCGAGCACGCCACCGTGGCGGACGTGCGGGGCGTGGTCCACCAGGGCCGCGACGACCTCAACGACAACCTGCGCTGGATCGCCGACCACACCAACCGCTCGGGCCGCACCGGCAGCCTCAAGGAGGCCGTGGCGGGCGCCGACGTCTTCATCGGCGTCTCGGCCCCGAACCTGCTGGACGGCGACGACCTGGCCACCATGGCCGGGGACGCGATCGTCTTCGCGCTGGCC comes from Streptomyces sp. TLI_053 and encodes:
- a CDS encoding NAD-dependent malic enzyme, yielding MATVPSVSNSITVRLEVPATGNAVSAITTAVESSGGSVTGLDVTASGLEALRIDVTVAATSVAHGEEIVEKLRTIDGVTIGKVSDRTFLMHLGGKIEMSSKLPIRNRDDLSMIYTPGVARVCMAIAENPEDARRLTIKRNSVAVVTDGSAVLGLGNIGPAAALPVMEGKAALFKRFAGIDAWPICLDTQDTDEIVAIVKAIAPGFAGINLEDISAPRCFEIEARLREALDIPVFHDDQHGTAIVVLAALMNALKVVGKEISEIRVVMSGAGAAGTAILKLLMAAGVEHATVADVRGVVHQGRDDLNDNLRWIADHTNRSGRTGSLKEAVAGADVFIGVSAPNLLDGDDLATMAGDAIVFALANPDPEVDPAVARQTAAVVATGRSDFPNQINNVLVFPGVFRGLLDAQSRTVNTEMMIAAARALAATVGDDERNPNYIIPSVFHKDVAKTVAAAVRDAALAATSEAPAPSRPTPGIVGTLDTASFPAVRL